cgtggccaattagccacatgtaatggctaattggccacgtgtaattaatacgcgttgctaattggccacgtggctacaataACGGTtattgtagccacgtggctaattgcatatttttttgtagtgccaccTCGGCCACTAAACTTACACATAATTCACTCAGACTCCCAAATTACCATTTGTCATATTTGACCTCCTAATTAAACTatcattttgtttcaaaatggcTCGTCCACTAGTTGTTAACATTAAATTGAACAAAGATAGCGCACCTGTCATACATATATATGGACTTGAAATGTTGAGATTTTCATAACctatcattttcaaattcaataaacaAAGAGAGTCATTGCACATTATTCAATTGTACATTCTGGTTCATCCTGTTTGCAAATCTACCGTTGGATTTATGACGTACACTTACATGTGAGTCCTACAatttcaattataaatttgtACATCCATTATACAGAATATTTTCTATCGTTTTTCATTTATAAATATGCATTTGCGACTTCCACCTATACATAGAGAAGGGCCATTTccatactttttttcttttcttttcttttcttttcttttctttttgtataatTCTTTTATGTTAAATGTGATCTTTATCTATAATACCTCATCTAGTTACCCATATATATGGAGTTTAATTTAGAACTAGAGATGCATACTCCGAAAACATGTAAATCATATTGAGAAATACTTAACatcccaacattttttttccaaatttggttccaacctgatgtgtcacaatcttatgagattgtggtacatttttcaaaatgatagatcttaTTGGATTGTAACACATCAGATTGAaaccaaattctagaaaaaaaaaatgtttggatgtTTAGCATTCCTCAAtcatatttttctataaaaaatgaTGGATCATctaaaaacaacaattaaagTATAGGCAAATGTATGTGACCCTTCTTTATGTATTCGCCGATGTAAGAGCCATAGAAATAAGCGCCAAATGGGATTGATCCAGCCAAATCTATAGGATTTCGTGGGTTCTCAATTTCAACATTTCCTCTAAAAATTTAGCTTCTCAAGAGCATGCGGTGTTTTAtgcatcattttattggtgatgtagagactaaattgttattttggcacACCCCAAgaacttttaaattatttttagggttaaatacctttttagtccttgagttttcacaattttattttttagtccctgagtttcaatttacaTCATAGATAATACctcaattttggaaaaatatcaaattggTACATCGGTtaagtttttcgtccaaaaactatCGGTTcgcacgtggcactatataaaaaattaaaaattaaaaatctttaaaaattaataaaaaattaaaaaaaattaaaaaaaattaaaaaaaaaaaaaaagtgaaaaaaaaagggtggctccTTGgtcaccatgggggtggccggtcttgggtagccgaaccactcccgtggcctatgggggtggttatgccacccccaatggcaaaacggaaaaaacaaaatttggaggTTTTGacccttaggggtggttcggccacccccaagggcaaaaccgatctcgccattttttttttttttttttttctgttcagGTGGAGGCTGAACCACccaatgggggtggttcggccatcccaGACCGGACAAGGGGGTGGCCAAGGAGccacctcctttttttttcaaatttttattttattttatttattttttaattaattttttagatagTACCACGTGTCAAcatcagaggttgacacgtggcgaactattagtttttggacggaaaacttaaccGAGATACCAATTcggtctttttccaaaatttaggtatcatctgtgatgcaaattgaaactcagtgactaaaaaataaagttgtgaaaaaTCAGGGACCATataagtatttaacccttatttttaaACTGCAACGagggatttgtaatttaggtcaactacatagactgattttgtatttatccttataattttttttataaaaataaaaaattgtttttcgtctttttttttttttttaaaaaaaatagtaattttctactaactaataaataaaaagggttCTTTTGGTTTTCTAATGGTCAAAACAAGGGTATTTTTGAAAGATTTTGGTTAAATTGGATTTTCCGTCTAACATAACGGTCAAATCTGACAGATGGGGCTAAGGTGCAACAAAATAGTAATTTGATAGACGTAAGTGTCATACTTGTTAATTAGTTCATGTGCGTGtggttaaataaataaaaaactgttgTTAATTAAGGGGTTAAAGTATATTTATCCCTTAAAATCATCAAAATTCTCCGTTAGGAACTTCATActtcataaataaatataatattattccaTCATAATGTCTTAATTAGAACATTCTCATCTTCCAAGTTTTGGTAAACTCAGATACTAGGGTTGACAATGcacaacttttcttttctcggtttttttttttttttctttctttctttttttggatgaatgttGACTTTTCCAAGTTAAGAACGTAGAAGAAACAGACAACCTCTTTAGACCTACGGCTTAGGGCTGAGGATGAGAAATTACTATaaataaatgagaaatgcttggttatCATCTTCTGCTCATTTTTTGTCCATCTCTAtacaagaaattgaaaaatttaccattaaaaatATGGAAACAAACGTGTGgtctcataaattcaataatgaatttacaaaaaaatgtgGATAAAAAATAAGCAAGAGATAGATGGATGTGTATAAATAAATCAGTCAACGTCTCCTATCATCATTTCCTACCAAAAATGTCTTCGTCACGGTTCACCTTCTCTGTCACCCTACTAACATCTTCTCTCCTTCTCCATACCACTTTTGGATCAGGCCCTCTCTTCCATTTTTGTTCAAGCTCTGGGAACTTCACCGCCAACGACCCTTATGAATCAAACCTAAGAAAGCTCATGGGCAATCTTTATACCCAAACACCTCCCCATGGTTTTGGCCTTGAGTCAGTGGGTCAGGATCCGTACAGAACTTATGGGCTTGCTCTTTGTCGTGGTGACGTTGAAGGCAGAGACTGCAGGAACTGCTTTCATGACGCAAGCAACGAAATTCTAAAAAGCTGCCCAAACAGTAAGGGTGCAATAATATGGTATGATAATTGTCTTCTCAAGTACAACAATAGAGATTTCCATGGCCAAATTGATAATCAAAACAAGTTCTACATGTGGAACACGCGAAATGTTAGAGATCCCACAAACttcaaccaaaaaacaaaggaGTTGTTGAGCCTACTCGCCAAAAAGGCATCTGCGACTCCGAAACTGTATGCAGTTGGACAGCTAGAGCTCGGAAAATCGAGGAAGCTCTATGGCTTGGCCCAATGCACAAGGGACCTTTCTGGAAGTGACTGTTTCAAGTGTCTTGATGGTATAACTGGTGAACTTCCTCGCTGCTGTGATGGGAAGGAAGGTGGAAGAGTTGTCGGAGGGAGTTGCAACATAAGATATGAGATTTATCCGCTGTAAATACAGTATCACTTCTTAATTTTGTACTTGGTGCATATTTCGACAACATACGTTAATTGTTGATCAtaaaaattccttttttttttagagagaatATATAAACATTCGTTTTGTTTGTTCATAGGATGTTATGTACGTGGGAATACATTCATTCTAGCTCTAGGGAGCATACCCCTTTTTCTTGAATTCGTGAAATTCTGATTTTGAGGGTCTTCTTTAAACACGTTTGTATGATTAAATATGGGATTTAGTTGAAAAGGGGAATATCATCAACTTAATTGTCGCCGCTCAAGTAAGTAAACACGCTGTCTAAAAACACCTGATACAGATGGAAAATACATTTTCTAAATTACTTGCTTTGAGATAAGGTTGGGGAATCTTATAacttgtttatattttcatgtTTAAAACATTATATATGCTTACTCCTTCCTTCCATATTTGCCTTCATGCATGTTCTTTTTAAAGACACATGCTACGATTATTGAAGGAATGCCGTcaaaatgatttccattatCCATGAAATTGCACATGCCATGATTATGAACTCAATAAATGCTCAAATTTATGGTATGTTAGGAAATTTGCATGTGCACGTACCATTATTAATAAGTTTAACCCCACGTACGGCACCATTATGACATGACATGGTCGGTATCGGATCACATGACATATGATTTACAAATAGAATAGCAAACCACACATCACAGTGTAGGCTAGGCTATCGATCGGATGGCCTCCTCCTAGGGCAGATCCCACTACAGGCAGCTCTCATGAGACCATATGATTGAGCCCACGAGGTTCTTCAGGGCATGCCAACTTGTCCCGCTCAAGGTTCAAGAAATACAGAAAATGATTTTAAGCCTTTAAGGGGTAAAATAAATCattaacatattattttgaaaaatggaatgaagtttcaaaatcatttatatatgCTCTGATTATTCTCAATGTTCTTGCTTTATGATTTGATTTCTACCCATGTTATTATCTTACAAATTGTTCAAGATTGCTTTTGAAGAGATACTTATGACATGAGTATTTGTGACACAGATTTTCCTTCGGTCTAATATTTTATCATGTGATTTTGCCTTATGCCTTGTGTTTACTAACTGAATTGTGAAGCTCACCTTTTCATCTGTAAACCAGCTTGTATACAGACACTGACTGACTCTCTATACATCATTCTCATCATGACTACCGTTCCCTTGATGCCTTGGTGGCCGTTCTTGTTGACAAATTAGTTATTCAATGATGATGCCTAGGCATATTGTTGCCTAGcgctacaaaaaaataaaaaaataataatttaaataaaaaataaataaataaataaaaaaaaaaacacttttcttGGTGTTTATTTTGTGTCAATAAGTTGGTATTTAATAAAAGTCAAGATCAACCCTTCCTGACCATTAATTCTTTACCTAAGACTTAAATCGCAGCACTCTTAAtcgaaaaaaaatgtgttttcaaGCACATAACTTAAGTGCCAGAAAACTTTCCTGACACATAAGTTATGTGTtaggaaattttgttttctaacacTTAAGTTATGTGCCAGAAACCTTGGTTTTCATTGGTTTTTTGGCACATAATTTGCCAGGAAACCCATTttccaatttaaaaaatttgattatattgGAATTATTATAGTATAATCAAATTGTTTAAAACCTGGCCTgttaatatatacataattgAAATTGACAAATAACCAGGAGAAAACATATTATATGtttaataaatataacaaaataaaacatcaaacaatcccaactattaattaaaaaaattcaagtatTATACTAGCtgttacaaaaaattaatatgatcaatCTCATAGTCAGCAACAAGCTACAAAAGTATAAtcccaaagaagaaaaaaaatgtatttagttAGATTTTTGATCAATTTAGACTGTGTCTCCCCATTCTTGAAGGTGTATATACCAACTTCCTGCATTTTGTCTGCAAAATATTCCCCAGCCCGTGTCCCCATTCCTGCATTTTCATATGAAGCACATTAGCACATTAATGTGAGAAAGTGTAAAATACATTTATACAGGTGAACTCAGCCTCAACATGTAAAATACATTTATGTAGTTCCAGGGCTGTGAAGAGTAACCCAGAATGGTATTTGGGTCTTCTTGAGTTGATTGGAAGCTATTTGATCACTGACCGTTTTGGGTTTCATGCAGTACAATGGATTATAGAAAAGGAATCAAAGCAAAAACAGGTCTGATAATTTACGAAAAAATTGCTggaagttaaaagaaaaaggaagaagaagaaaatattctCTAAACCTTGCACATAAAGATCCAAAGCATCACACTTCAAAGTTTCTTCGACATCACACCTTAGAAAAGGATTGCATCACACAAACCTCAAGAGCATAATTGCTACAAAAATTTTGtaatctctctgtctctctctctattattCTTTTGCTAGAACTAATAAGCCCATACTAATTAATAACTAATAAAAACCAGGAACAAAATCCCAAAATGAGACTTAATAGACCAAAAAGTACAGCCCATgtctaacaatatatatatatattaaaaaaaaaaaaaaaaaaaaaccctcgaCCCTTAAAagtaaattataataaaaaccaGCTTCCCGTTGCCTGCATCACAAGAACTTCACATCTTTTAAGGCGagaattaataagaaaaaaatgccAAGAAaggcactttttttttctttttttttttttttaggtcttGTAGGCTAGAA
This DNA window, taken from Alnus glutinosa chromosome 5, dhAlnGlut1.1, whole genome shotgun sequence, encodes the following:
- the LOC133868994 gene encoding cysteine-rich repeat secretory protein 38-like; amino-acid sequence: MSSSRFTFSVTLLTSSLLLHTTFGSGPLFHFCSSSGNFTANDPYESNLRKLMGNLYTQTPPHGFGLESVGQDPYRTYGLALCRGDVEGRDCRNCFHDASNEILKSCPNSKGAIIWYDNCLLKYNNRDFHGQIDNQNKFYMWNTRNVRDPTNFNQKTKELLSLLAKKASATPKLYAVGQLELGKSRKLYGLAQCTRDLSGSDCFKCLDGITGELPRCCDGKEGGRVVGGSCNIRYEIYPL